Within the Plasmodium relictum strain SGS1 genome assembly, chromosome: 12 genome, the region CAATTAgtcttatttttttgtttaaatcattttgcatatttttaaatctatTCACTAAAATTTCAATTACTCCTCCTCTATTTTCTTGACCTAACAAATGTATTTCatcaaatattaataaattgatattttttacatattttttatgtttccAATTTCTTGATATAACATCTAATTTTTCAGGTGTGCAAATTATGATATCACTATTTGCTATACtctctttattttcatttttatcacCTGTTAATTcaattacatttttattaaataaaattttaaatttatttttccaGCTTTTAAATCTTTCATTTACAATAGCTTTCATAGGACATATATATACAGATTTTTCATTtgcatattttaataaatttcttAATATGCATAACTCTCCAATTACCGTTTTACCACTTcctatagaaaaaaaaatttacatatattaatCAATATTCtataatttcatatatatatatatatatatatatatatttgcattttttttttttttttaacctGTTGGTGCAcctaataaaatattttcatcgGTATGAAATGTGGCATGAAACATTTGAGTTTGTATAggattaaaatatttaaaagaaaagaattttatataattaggATTATTTAATACTTGAGTAGATAATGGAACAATTGATAATATTtctgaaaatatatttattttttgattaataaataagttatttgtattaaatatatgaacATAAGATAAATTACACCAATTCATTGATAAAAACTGAACTGTTATTTGAGGAGGCATTTGATTGGATAATGGAAACTCAAAAGATATGtcatgtattttttttctatcttTTTTATGAATAGAAAATTTCTGAAAGTATAATATGTCATTATTTAATGTATTTAATAAGAAAAGATGAAAATCTTCTTTTATATCATTCCATTGATCTGACCATatagtattttttaaatggacatttaaattaattctcATAATTGTTTGAGTTATTGGTTGAATATATCCttctatatataaattaggtataatatttttataatatagtATTTGATTAGTATATACTTCATTtcttataaagaaaaataattcacTTTTACTTAAATTTTCGATAGATTCATAagttaagttttttttttctaatatgtTTACTGCTGCTTCTCTTAAGTATACGGTATAATTATGATTTGTTTTATATCCTGAGTATGAGTTATTGTCGTCTATATCTAATAAGTTTACTTGAGCACTTTTATCAACAATTTTGTTTAAACAATCATCTTggttttttgaattattggatttttcataattggagataaactttttttttttatcaattaattcatttttataacaaaaatgCCTGAATATTCCACAGTTAATTGGAAGTCTTCTCAATATAGCTAAAATAAGGTTATgtgtatttataattaaattagatatattctttaaaatatttaaacatATTTCATAATATGCATATAATATTCTTATGATATTTTGTactatataattaatttcacaaattatagaaaaattatttatttgcaATCTTCTTAAATAAATTTCTATTAATATGCGTAATGTCATAGATTTGGATTCATCATAATCTTCTTTAATAtcacatttttcttttaaatataaaaattctttcATATCTTCATTTcttatttgtatattttcaAATTCTTTTGCTTTACTTATAACTTCAATAATTTCTAcataatcattattattaatattctcTGCAAATATTCCTATAGTTCTATAATCTACATAATATTTTGCTGCAATATGTCCATAAAATGTGCCTATAAAATCATTAGTTAAAAGAACTCTTCTAACTAATTTGTTTTCACTTAAGTTATTGATTGCTTTTAgaataatttcttttcttttgttatataaattaatatcattatttacaTCTGCATCATAAATATAaggattttttttcataCGAACAAATAGATAAGTATATTCTAGCCATTTTATACCGTCTTCTACATTTTTCGTTGTTCCTATGCTGATTTCTGCATTTAAATGATtctctatattttttaaaaaatttgattcaataattgtattatttgttaataatttaatatatttatataatttagtTCTTTCAGTTATTAAAATAGCATTGCCATGGTTTTCGTATTGAGGTCTACCACATCTACCAAATATTTGATTAATATCTAAAATGTCTAAATCTTCTACTTTCCCACTCTctgaagaaaaataattagtACCTTTTATAATAACAGTGTGAACAGGCAAATTAACACCCCATGCTAATGTAGATGTGcaacataaaatatttattgctttttttttaaataaattttctacTAATATTTTGTCTGATCTAGCCATTCCTGCATGATGAATACTACAACCATacgtaaaaaaatttttgataTAAGAATTACTTGATTTTTTAATGCTCTTAATTATATAGTTATCTATATACAAATTATTTGTGAAATAatctatttcattattttttaaagcataatcaattaaaaattctaTAGTTTTATTCGTTTCATTTCTTGAACATACAAAAATGATGCATTGCTTATCTTTTTTAAGACTACTTAAGATTTCATTATAAGTAAAAACATTTCTTgctatatataatttatgacTATTTTTTTCATGTATCCCATATAAGGTTTTGTCTAATTGTATAGATCTATATTTTTCACTAAAGTAAAAACACATATCATTATCCACTTTTAGAAAATCACGTACGTCTTTATAATTAGGTAAAGTAGCTGACATAGCCATTATTCTCCTAACCGATTGAGATGTCTCTGAATATCGTAAAAATCTGGCAACAATTGTTTCTATTACATCTCCCCTATCTGTATTTAGTAAGTGAACTTCATCAAGTATTAAGCACttgatatatttaattaatgatTCATCAGACACAGTAGTTGAATAGCTACTGTTTCTTAAAAGTATATCTAACTTTTCAGGAACTGTAATAATTATATGTACTTGTTCTAATTCTTTTGATGACAAAGAGTATTCTTTTGTGTATTCGCAtacattaatattaaatatttttaattttgttcgAAATAAATTAGTTATTTCAAATACTAAAGATTTCATGGGCGCAATATAAATCACTTTAAACTCTTTAGAATTTATCTTTGTTTCTTCATTTCTTAGGTTATTGGAAGATGTGCTATCACTgtatgaagaaaaattatcttCATTTGATTTTCCACTTTTACTATTTATAATACTACAATTGTTTATACTGTTCTTGTCATCTTCACTATTACTATTTTCATTACATTCTTCTTTAAATGCATTATtcacattattattttcattttttttttttttctcttcatCTTGATAACTAATATTATTTCTAATTAAATAAGACTTcacaattttatttaaattaatattattttgttcacaaaatattataatctGTTGTAGTATAACTAATAAAGCTATATTAGTTTTACCACATCCAGTTGGTGCACAaactaataaatttttattagtttgAAATGCTGccttaaaaatttttgattGAATATAATTGAAATATTCAAAATCGAATATATACTTAGACCAAAAAGGTAATATATTTACTGGTACTAAATCCTTCTTATCAAAATGCAAATTTTCTaatctattaatttttacttttgtaaaattatctgaataagaataaaaagtGTTTTTAGGAACACTTATTTCTTCCAATTTATCTTCTTCATTAggtatgtaaatttttttaacttcTTCAAGGCAACTTTCTTTTAAGGAATATAAAAAGTagtctattattttttcaatattttcctttttatttaaagcactctgattttttattttctttgatACTTTattagttataaaaaaattagctGCTAaagtattttcttttatatcaaCTTGTTTACTTAATAGTTTTATATCtttctttatttcttctttatttttaatgatatttattatgaaatctaaatatttttctcctaataaatttaataaaccATTTTCCAAATCATCTTCAGTTAACGTTGTGTATATGATTTCTGTTAATAATTCGTTTAAttcgtttatatatatttttttaattacattatttttatttattattatgtatccttttgttttatttatatctcCTTTACTTCCTAGAATATCATCGCAAAATTTGTATACATACATTATACccttttcatcttttt harbors:
- a CDS encoding DEAD/DEAH box helicase, putative encodes the protein MKLRINKKLKENSYQEYANKHDIYNINDAIDIIRKSSFFKHYVDSSNLKKYDNLNLINDNLEQKFVTILKKEKKYFKNLLQKYNGEEKRKEKNKNEKDEKGIMYVYKFCDDILGSKGDINKTKGYIIINKNNVIKKIYINELNELLTEIIYTTLTEDDLENGLLNLLGEKYLDFIINIIKNKEEIKKDIKLLSKQVDIKENTLAANFFITNKVSKKIKNQSALNKKENIEKIIDYFLYSLKESCLEEVKKIYIPNEEDKLEEISVPKNTFYSYSDNFTKVKINRLENLHFDKKDLVPVNILPFWSKYIFDFEYFNYIQSKIFKAAFQTNKNLLVCAPTGCGKTNIALLVILQQIIIFCEQNNINLNKIVKSYLIRNNISYQDEEKKKKNENNNVNNAFKEECNENSNSEDDKNSINNCSIINSKSGKSNEDNFSSYSDSTSSNNLRNEETKINSKEFKVIYIAPMKSLVFEITNLFRTKLKIFNINVCEYTKEYSLSSKELEQVHIIITVPEKLDILLRNSSYSTTVSDESLIKYIKCLILDEVHLLNTDRGDVIETIVARFLRYSETSQSVRRIMAMSATLPNYKDVRDFLKVDNDMCFYFSEKYRSIQLDKTLYGIHEKNSHKLYIARNVFTYNEILSSLKKDKQCIIFVCSRNETNKTIEFLIDYALKNNEIDYFTNNLYIDNYIIKSIKKSSNSYIKNFFTYGCSIHHAGMARSDKILVENLFKKKAINILCCTSTLAWGVNLPVHTVIIKGTNYFSSESGKVEDLDILDINQIFGRCGRPQYENHGNAILITERTKLYKYIKLLTNNTIIESNFLKNIENHLNAEISIGTTKNVEDGIKWLEYTYLFVRMKKNPYIYDADVNNDINLYNKRKEIILKAINNLSENKLVRRVLLTNDFIGTFYGHIAAKYYVDYRTIGIFAENINNNDYVEIIEVISKAKEFENIQIRNEDMKEFLYLKEKCDIKEDYDESKSMTLRILIEIYLRRLQINNFSIICEINYIVQNIIRILYAYYEICLNILKNISNLIINTHNLILAILRRLPINCGIFRHFCYKNELIDKKKKFISNYEKSNNSKNQDDCLNKIVDKSAQVNLLDIDDNNSYSGYKTNHNYTVYLREAAVNILEKKNLTYESIENLSKSELFFFIRNEVYTNQILYYKNIIPNLYIEGYIQPITQTIMRINLNVHLKNTIWSDQWNDIKEDFHLFLLNTLNNDILYFQKFSIHKKDRKKIHDISFEFPLSNQMPPQITVQFLSMNWCNLSYVHIFNTNNLFINQKINIFSEILSIVPLSTQVLNNPNYIKFFSFKYFNPIQTQMFHATFHTDENILLGAPTGSGKTVIGELCILRNLLKYANEKSVYICPMKAIVNERFKSWKNKFKILFNKNVIELTGDKNENKESIANSDIIICTPEKLDVISRNWKHKKYVKNINLLIFDEIHLLGQENRGGVIEILVNRFKNMQNDLNKKIRLIGLTTVITSVDDLILWLDVKENYLFNFPSSCRIVPCKTHILGFTQKAYCNRMSVMNKNVFDSINQYARSKNVLIFVSSRRQTRLTAYDIISLNLSSYNLNFLHVENLLNDKNHINFLLNKDNKNEKKIKIYKNDKHNNILNYKKKEYNKTITNYNVFNTNSLDNNIHDNKYNDIDIFDYNTLLDKNLSECDKTKIGGLLFQNYLNMVEDKHLKELLKYGIGIHHAGLNENDKSIVEYFFLNKIIQILICTSTLAWGINLPAYLVIIKGNEYYDAKTKKYKDISYTDLLQMIGRAGRPQFDDEALAILLVQEKKKNAIKNFLYHPMNIESNILENFNEYINAEICSNVITNKEDMFNYLTKSYYFKRLFSNPSYYIKDVQYVQLFENNKLSSQAKKIIYDHLNKIIDNTINFLVENNCINIIQEDYDSKYYSTPLGHIASMYYIKCETAYFFYKSIERSCGTNLEEINVNNATDEENSNIPKCTITENNQEESNEIKDEEQEKKGSIEDEKINTNKRNDKCNLKKVLDFYDLFELIAQAKEFKDIPLRHNEEKYNVKLRNQIPLDIDMNMPNIKTYLLLLSCLYECSFESVDYNIDLKLVLDQIARVINSFIDICLLFHKYSYIKNIILIFQCINQKIIPTKNSLYTIKNINDLQIAKLRELNIDSIKELIKFGKDFLYSLKIFDKNQLDYILQIPVFNVNIKLYHKNTNVEKDDKNNNFQNIQSMKYLKNENKFCFKINYCEQNKIIIKVFFNFLNEITKDMNSASSSIGNTQWYIILHDSIQDESISIKRANNISLKKLPNVSFILEDVEKGTYHFTIYIHSDTYYGIDHEVYLELSIE